One window of the Haloarcula halobia genome contains the following:
- a CDS encoding glycosyltransferase family 2 protein has translation METDTESPLVSVVIPTYGRPEFLIDAVQSVVDQTYPEVELVVVDDHSPDPVEPSLADIPFDELARAEVVRHEENRGGNAARRTGIERSSGEFVAFLDDDDHWDPTLVERVVSVFQAAGPDVGVVMAGTRIVDEDGDEIGRVVPDAEGDVTEGILRGTVRAGSFSRFTVRRSVVDATGLPDERLPSWQDLEWHIRLSARCEYASLRDAVVTRRVTSHDQITDDFEAKRDVSYPLLLEKHRPLAAEFGRGTERRFVATLTLTLGFSALRNGYYATAVRTFGRAIRYDPLAPKAYLYLLLALGGPLTYKPAKGLRRKLKASMG, from the coding sequence ATGGAGACCGACACCGAGTCACCGCTGGTCAGCGTCGTCATCCCGACGTACGGCCGCCCGGAGTTTCTCATCGACGCCGTCCAGAGCGTCGTCGACCAGACCTATCCCGAGGTCGAACTCGTGGTCGTCGACGACCACTCCCCCGATCCCGTCGAACCGTCTCTCGCGGACATCCCGTTCGACGAGCTGGCCCGCGCCGAAGTCGTCCGCCACGAGGAGAACCGGGGCGGGAACGCCGCTCGCCGGACCGGCATCGAGCGGTCCAGCGGCGAGTTCGTCGCCTTCCTGGACGACGACGATCACTGGGACCCGACGCTCGTCGAGCGCGTGGTCTCGGTGTTCCAGGCGGCAGGCCCCGACGTCGGCGTCGTCATGGCCGGGACGCGCATCGTCGACGAGGACGGTGACGAGATCGGCAGGGTCGTCCCGGACGCCGAGGGGGACGTGACCGAGGGGATTCTCCGCGGGACGGTCCGGGCGGGGTCGTTCTCCCGATTTACCGTCCGTCGGAGCGTCGTCGACGCGACGGGCCTCCCGGACGAGCGATTGCCCAGCTGGCAGGACCTAGAGTGGCACATCCGCCTCTCGGCCCGGTGTGAGTACGCGTCGCTCAGGGACGCCGTCGTCACGCGACGGGTCACCTCACACGACCAGATCACCGACGATTTCGAGGCGAAGCGAGACGTCTCTTACCCGCTCTTGCTCGAGAAACACCGACCCCTGGCCGCCGAGTTCGGTCGGGGGACCGAGCGGCGGTTCGTCGCGACGCTGACGCTCACGCTCGGGTTCTCCGCGCTGCGAAACGGCTATTACGCGACGGCCGTCCGGACGTTCGGCCGGGCGATCAGGTACGACCCGCTCGCCCCGAAGGCGTACCTGTACCTCCTGCTGGCGCTGGGCGGGCCGTTGACGTACAAGCCGGCCAAGGGACTCCGGCGAAAACTCAAGGCCTCGATGGGCTAG
- a CDS encoding asparagine synthetase B family protein: MASVGRVPGESLLDGERPMTGVAGGVTRSTPLESLLEPMHEESWYEVDAVDFADLGVALVHHGQRDPGGGRTWHDQHRAGVVYGAITNLEALEFSSEDLFEAVLSRPDETLAALDGPFLLVALDRDADRLVVGTDKLGTRQCFYTSEGPFAFGSNLATPLAAVDGPTIDVQGLSDMLLIGQVWGEKTLIEEISALPAASVLEYEGGSRDVRQYWQFEFETGPQDDPMSPIVEAYRQAVADTSATMDGSIGLWLSGGLDSRTLAGALCEHFDTITTYTYNANPSDGGNRRIARQISERLGARNEEVPLTPDRFVDVFDEAVTLTSGMLTWRTFLNLTAVFNIEDPADVVLEGCGQGTMLGGGLSQDVLRRYDTPEESLYQEKHQSSRRDVRRLLTDEVDPMATYRSVVADSTAPDSVGKALDCYYRNYMARGEFASNPLARSQVGSRIPICTSGFLDAVSKLPLEYRGDTIPFTGGTIPAGTSRGKLELARRLDYGLNGIPYERTKMPPSRPLWLHVVGFVADTATKRLLGKNAYGGRRLQQMWYEEHDEMRDLIDGLLDDACERAVFDADAIEALRTDHWNGEANNLGPLAALSTVERWFQLHLDTKSTDSETPARHGASAGTAE; the protein is encoded by the coding sequence GTGGCGTCCGTCGGCCGTGTCCCCGGCGAGTCACTGCTGGACGGTGAGCGACCGATGACCGGCGTCGCCGGCGGGGTGACACGTTCGACGCCGCTCGAGTCCCTCCTCGAGCCGATGCACGAGGAATCGTGGTACGAGGTCGACGCCGTCGACTTCGCCGACCTGGGCGTCGCGCTCGTCCACCACGGACAGAGAGACCCCGGCGGCGGTCGCACGTGGCACGACCAGCACCGCGCAGGCGTCGTCTACGGGGCCATCACGAACCTCGAGGCCCTCGAATTCTCCAGCGAGGACCTCTTCGAGGCGGTGCTCTCACGGCCCGACGAGACGCTGGCTGCACTCGACGGGCCGTTCCTGCTCGTCGCGCTCGACCGGGACGCCGACCGACTGGTCGTCGGGACGGACAAGCTCGGGACGCGACAGTGCTTCTACACCAGCGAGGGCCCGTTCGCGTTCGGTTCGAACCTCGCGACACCGCTCGCGGCGGTAGACGGGCCGACCATCGACGTCCAGGGCCTCAGCGACATGCTGCTCATCGGACAGGTGTGGGGCGAGAAGACCCTCATCGAGGAGATCTCGGCGCTCCCCGCGGCCTCCGTCCTCGAGTACGAGGGTGGGAGCCGTGACGTCCGCCAGTACTGGCAGTTCGAGTTCGAGACCGGTCCGCAGGACGACCCCATGAGTCCCATCGTCGAGGCGTACCGGCAGGCCGTCGCGGACACGTCCGCCACCATGGACGGGTCAATCGGCCTCTGGCTGTCGGGCGGCCTCGACAGCCGGACCCTCGCCGGCGCGCTGTGCGAACACTTCGACACCATCACCACCTACACCTACAACGCCAACCCCTCGGACGGGGGCAACAGGCGTATTGCGCGCCAGATCTCCGAGCGCCTGGGCGCCAGGAACGAGGAGGTCCCGCTCACGCCCGACCGGTTCGTGGACGTCTTCGACGAGGCGGTCACACTCACCAGCGGCATGCTGACCTGGCGGACGTTCCTCAACCTCACCGCCGTGTTCAACATCGAGGACCCGGCCGACGTCGTCCTCGAGGGCTGTGGCCAGGGGACGATGCTCGGCGGCGGCCTCAGCCAGGACGTGCTCAGGCGCTACGACACCCCCGAAGAGTCGCTCTACCAGGAGAAACACCAGAGCAGCCGACGCGACGTGCGACGCCTGCTGACCGACGAGGTCGACCCGATGGCGACCTACCGGTCCGTCGTCGCCGACTCGACGGCGCCGGACTCGGTCGGCAAGGCCCTCGACTGTTACTACCGGAACTACATGGCACGCGGCGAGTTCGCCAGCAACCCGCTGGCACGGAGTCAGGTCGGGAGCCGGATTCCCATCTGCACCAGCGGCTTCCTCGACGCCGTGAGCAAGCTCCCTCTGGAGTACAGGGGTGATACGATCCCGTTCACCGGCGGGACGATTCCGGCCGGCACGTCGCGCGGGAAGCTCGAACTCGCGCGACGGCTGGATTACGGGCTGAACGGCATCCCCTACGAGCGGACCAAGATGCCCCCGAGCCGACCGCTCTGGCTCCACGTCGTCGGGTTCGTCGCCGACACGGCCACCAAGCGACTGCTCGGCAAGAACGCCTACGGCGGACGACGGCTCCAGCAGATGTGGTACGAGGAACACGACGAGATGCGCGACCTGATAGACGGTCTCCTCGACGACGCCTGCGAGCGAGCGGTGTTCGACGCGGACGCCATCGAGGCGCTGCGGACGGACCACTGGAACGGCGAGGCCAACAACCTCGGACCGCTCGCGGCGCTCTCGACGGTCGAACGCTGGTTCCAGTTGCACCTCGATACGAAGTCGACCGACAGCGAAACGCCAGCCCGACACGGTGCCAGCGCCGGCACGGCCGAGTGA
- a CDS encoding sulfatase gives MVQRDIVWISLESVRQDHTTLGGHDRDTTPNLARLAADPRGAAFGNCFSHGIWTRTSSTSILTGRAPADHGVLAFDSKLSPEVATIPEQLAAAGYHTACVSPIAQVSEATGLDRGFDDFHYLNYDTLLQEAGPLTMAKFLLNLNRHSAGLTTDTKKHCIGYLGTEIAKRHIRQAETSEDPLFLYTHIGDSHHAYYPPKGWRTQFEDDLELPLEDALAVSLDMSDRLVEHIANGASFSEAEWNAIEVMYDQCLLYVDHLAGIIVEAARKRLDDPIIVVTADHGELLGEQGLLAHMLVANTAVSNVPMVVYGVDGLAGSDELVQHADAMRMALHECGVEIPVPAGFDLRDSERPFAVTQRGGKRAAKKVRQLKDQRPDYDESAFPEGDLTSIRTRDFRYQRSDSGEGLFRLPDEVVDVSGAHPDELERMQARCTEWLDEHSRTRVSEGEAAFSRNMERQLRDLGYL, from the coding sequence ATGGTACAGCGAGATATCGTCTGGATCTCCCTCGAGAGCGTCCGACAGGACCACACCACCCTCGGTGGACACGACAGAGACACGACGCCGAACCTGGCGCGACTCGCGGCCGACCCGCGCGGGGCGGCGTTCGGGAACTGCTTCTCCCACGGCATCTGGACCCGGACGTCGAGCACGTCGATACTCACCGGACGGGCGCCGGCCGACCACGGCGTCCTCGCGTTCGACTCCAAGCTCAGCCCGGAGGTGGCGACGATACCGGAACAGCTGGCCGCGGCCGGCTACCACACGGCCTGTGTCTCCCCCATCGCGCAGGTGAGCGAGGCGACTGGCCTGGACAGAGGGTTCGACGACTTCCACTACCTCAACTACGACACCCTCCTGCAGGAGGCCGGCCCGCTGACGATGGCGAAGTTCCTACTCAACCTCAACCGCCACTCGGCCGGGCTGACGACCGACACGAAGAAACACTGCATCGGCTACCTCGGAACCGAGATCGCCAAGCGGCACATCCGGCAGGCAGAGACGTCGGAGGACCCGCTCTTCCTCTATACGCACATCGGTGACAGCCACCACGCCTACTACCCGCCCAAGGGGTGGCGCACCCAGTTCGAGGACGACCTCGAGCTCCCACTCGAGGACGCGCTCGCCGTCTCGCTCGACATGTCCGACCGGTTGGTCGAACACATCGCGAACGGAGCGTCGTTCAGCGAGGCCGAGTGGAACGCCATCGAGGTCATGTACGATCAGTGTCTCCTGTACGTCGACCACCTCGCCGGGATCATCGTCGAGGCGGCACGGAAGCGCCTCGACGACCCGATAATCGTCGTCACCGCCGACCACGGTGAGCTCCTCGGCGAACAGGGCCTCCTCGCGCACATGCTCGTGGCCAACACGGCGGTGTCGAACGTCCCGATGGTCGTCTACGGCGTCGACGGCCTGGCAGGCAGCGACGAACTCGTCCAGCACGCCGACGCGATGCGGATGGCGCTACACGAGTGTGGCGTGGAGATACCGGTCCCGGCGGGGTTCGACCTCAGGGACAGCGAGCGTCCGTTCGCGGTCACCCAGCGCGGCGGGAAGCGAGCGGCCAAGAAAGTTCGCCAGCTCAAAGACCAGCGGCCGGACTACGACGAGTCGGCGTTCCCGGAGGGCGACCTGACCAGCATCAGGACCCGGGACTTCCGGTACCAGCGAAGCGACTCCGGGGAGGGGCTGTTCCGACTCCCCGACGAGGTGGTGGACGTCTCCGGGGCCCACCCCGACGAACTCGAGCGGATGCAGGCACGCTGTACCGAGTGGCTCGACGAGCACTCACGGACTCGCGTCTCCGAGGGGGAAGCGGCGTTCTCGCGGAACATGGAGCGCCAGCTCAGGGATCTCGGCTATCTCTGA
- a CDS encoding lipopolysaccharide biosynthesis protein: protein MSLRSKVRNLIDRLIPSGGVAERAVKSGIWMAGQNAFGRALQLVMLIVLARLIGPSEVGLMGIALLTLSGVRKFTKMGLNSQLIQQVDSNVDSYLNTTWLLEIARGVIIFTVLFAAAPFIAQFFGTPRAADMVRVIGLSPLVLGLQNPGVVYFSKNLDFHKRFVYYLSGQILQLAVAVGYALYEPTAWAFIFGFVSGDVMKLVLSYVLHDYRPWPSFDRSKAGELIDYGKWLTASSILYWLYSEGDDAFIGWLLTPAALGFYQYAYQFSNAPATEIAQVVSSVMFPALSKLKEDTSKLREGYLQTLRVTAFVSFPAAMGIMIIAPSFVQVFLGPEWERMIPVMQVLAIFGLLRAVSKTFGPLWKAIGRPDYITKLSFIRVVLLAIFIWPATEAYGIVGTALVVTGIFIFPMMPMDMYLTVKAIDGTFTQVLRELFYPLAASGTMAAVGWYTASMLDLRPVFELPLLIVLGVVVYGAAVIVLETQFNWGVRQNVQTVITSIKA from the coding sequence ATGAGCCTCCGTTCGAAGGTCAGAAACCTCATCGACCGCCTGATTCCCAGCGGCGGTGTCGCCGAGCGCGCCGTCAAGAGCGGCATCTGGATGGCCGGCCAGAACGCGTTCGGCCGGGCGCTGCAGCTTGTCATGCTCATCGTCCTCGCGCGCCTCATCGGCCCCTCCGAGGTGGGACTGATGGGTATCGCACTGCTGACGCTGAGCGGGGTCCGGAAGTTCACCAAGATGGGGCTGAACTCCCAGCTGATTCAGCAGGTCGACTCGAACGTCGACAGCTATCTCAACACGACGTGGCTCCTCGAGATCGCCCGCGGTGTGATCATCTTCACCGTGCTGTTCGCCGCCGCACCGTTCATCGCACAGTTCTTCGGTACCCCGCGTGCAGCGGACATGGTCCGTGTCATCGGGCTGTCGCCGCTCGTCCTTGGCCTCCAGAACCCGGGCGTGGTGTACTTCTCGAAGAACCTCGATTTCCACAAGCGGTTCGTCTACTACCTGTCGGGACAGATCCTCCAGCTGGCCGTCGCCGTCGGCTACGCGCTCTACGAACCGACGGCCTGGGCGTTCATCTTCGGGTTCGTCAGCGGCGACGTGATGAAGCTCGTGCTGTCGTACGTCCTCCACGACTACCGCCCGTGGCCCTCGTTCGACCGGTCGAAGGCGGGCGAACTCATCGACTACGGGAAGTGGCTCACCGCCTCGTCGATCCTGTACTGGCTGTACAGCGAGGGCGACGACGCGTTCATCGGCTGGTTGCTGACCCCTGCCGCACTCGGCTTCTACCAGTACGCGTACCAGTTCTCGAACGCCCCGGCGACCGAGATCGCCCAGGTCGTCTCGAGCGTGATGTTCCCGGCGCTCTCGAAGCTCAAGGAAGACACCAGCAAACTCCGTGAGGGGTACTTGCAGACGCTTCGGGTCACCGCGTTCGTCTCGTTCCCGGCCGCGATGGGCATCATGATAATCGCCCCGAGCTTCGTCCAGGTGTTCCTGGGTCCCGAGTGGGAGCGGATGATCCCCGTGATGCAGGTTCTGGCCATCTTCGGCCTCCTCCGGGCCGTCTCGAAGACCTTCGGTCCACTCTGGAAGGCCATCGGCCGGCCGGACTACATCACCAAGCTGAGCTTCATCCGCGTGGTGCTGCTCGCCATATTCATCTGGCCGGCGACCGAGGCATACGGTATCGTCGGCACGGCCCTCGTGGTGACCGGCATCTTCATCTTCCCGATGATGCCGATGGACATGTACCTGACCGTCAAGGCCATCGACGGCACCTTCACGCAGGTGCTCCGCGAGCTGTTCTACCCGCTCGCCGCGAGCGGCACGATGGCCGCCGTCGGCTGGTACACTGCCTCGATGCTGGACCTGCGCCCGGTCTTCGAACTCCCGCTTCTCATCGTGCTGGGCGTCGTCGTCTACGGCGCCGCGGTCATCGTCCTCGAGACCCAGTTCAACTGGGGCGTCCGGCAGAACGTCCAGACCGTGATCACGAGTATCAAGGCCTGA